One window of the Tachypleus tridentatus isolate NWPU-2018 chromosome 10, ASM421037v1, whole genome shotgun sequence genome contains the following:
- the LOC143228754 gene encoding failed axon connections-like → MTNAESAAENTEASKNSATPTESKAENKAPTQPARTRPSVHKTDYENDTVYLYQFVRCPVVPSPSPFCLKVETWLRMTGVKYENVDHRLKYKSKKGQLPFVELNGTEIADSDIIISELSKKFDKDLDVDLSVDQKNVSHAFNSMLNNHTSWVMRWWRYNHPAQFLKVAQLDVKRALNSKLPKGILQFFFKMSFRSNVKKAIGHGLGRHSNEEILQFGKDDLKALSEYLQNKLFFFGDEPHLLDCVAFSHLCQFYYVSFGDIKEYMDTNCTNLVNFLERMKDRYWQDWEEMSKSLDLNTHLPKKEDEKGNKEVASEEKEGKKDLEGKEDEKLKDDKGEISEEKTKDESEKKE, encoded by the exons ATGACAAACGCCGAATCCGCCGCGGAAAATACGGAGGCATCAAAAAATAGTGCTACTCCAACGGAATCTAAAGCGGAGAATAAAGCCCCCACACAGCCAGCAAGAACCAGGCCTTCTGTTCACAAAACCGATTACGAGAATGACACGGTTTATTTGTATCAGTTTGTGCGGTGTCCCGTGGTTCCTTCACCGTCTCCGTTTTGTCTGAAAGTTGAAACTTGGCTGCGAATGACGGGTGTGAAATATGAG AATGTGGATCACCGACTGAAGTACAAGTCAAAGAAAGGCCAGTTACCGTTTGTGGAGCTGAATGGAACTGAAATAGCAGATTCAGACATCATTATTAGTGAACTGAGCAAGAAGTTCGATAAAGATCTCGATGTTGATCTCTCTGTCGATCAGAAAAACGTTAGTCATGCTTTCAATTCGATGCTCAACAACCACACATCTTG gGTGATGCGTTGGTGGCGCTACAATCACCCAGCCCAGTTTTTAAAAGTTGCCCAACTGGATGTGAAACGAGCACTAAACTCTAAGCTTCCTAAAGgaattcttcagttttttttcaaGATGAGTTTCAGAAGT AACGTCAAAAAGGCCATTGGACACGGTCTGGGACGTCATAGTAACGAAGAAATTTTGCAGTTTGGTAAAGATGATTTGAAGGCTTTGTCAGAATACTTGCAgaacaaactatttttctttgGAGATGAACCTCATCTT CTGGACTGCGTGGCTTTCTCTCACTTGTGCCAGTTTTACTACGTAAGCTTTGGGGACATAAAGGAATATATGGACACCAACTGTACCAATTTGGTCAATTTCCTAGAGAGGATGAAGGACCGTTATTGGCAAGACTGGGAAGAGATGTCGAAGTCTTTGGATCTAAACACTCATCTCCCGAAGAAGGAAGACGAAAAGGGAAACAAAGAAGTTGCTTCAGAAGAGAAGGAAGGAAAGAAGGATTTGGAAGGGAAAGAAGACGAGAAACTGAAAGATGACAAGGGTGAGATCTCCGAAGAGAAGACCAAAGACGAAAGTGAGAAGAAAGAATAG